The Pieris rapae chromosome 16, ilPieRapa1.1, whole genome shotgun sequence genome includes a region encoding these proteins:
- the LOC110994352 gene encoding T-complex protein 11-like protein 1, giving the protein MGDRDKSDSSSQDENSEQNITIPPRTAPAGPSYFASEPLQFRIRGTSITGASPPHFVTLEDIMKAAHGMRNMALAHEIAVDQDFKLEPFEAPDNSYQKLVKETMHRAYFDILREQLNSDPPVYKQALVLLEDVKQGLFSILLPRHTRIKEMIEEVLDRDFIKQQAENNSLDFEKYAKFVIDLMAKLAAPARDEMIQNITQLTDTVEIFRAILETLEVLKLDLANTLIAMIRPHVQKESVQYERNKFDEMLKLSEDGLQYTSEWLQRHIDKTGLTLPVTDTNIIRNVTAQTLAKAYLELLEWDESKGYPETMQLDKPRFVELGYQVYRLVCVASILLVSPSCGNDPNANHKQRLKDKIDIIIDNASNDIEFKEVLPSIAEEVIQMTEQLLESMNQEPLSGETKDLIRTQIISLSDPEHRVRQIVRQRVLEFLKVILVCSGGSRQIPVGLSAFTKELTSVSGTLLRYVMHNKAVFTQHYMDMIAKELSN; this is encoded by the exons ATGGGCGACCGTGATAAAAGTGATTCAAGCTCTCAAGATGAGAACTCTGAGCAAAACATAACGATTCCTCCAAGAACAGCTCCAGCTGGCCCAAG CTACTTTGCCAGTGAGCCCCTACAGTTCCGAATTCGTGGAACAAGTATAACAGGGGCTTCCCCTCCTCACTTTGTAACATTGGAGGACATTATGAAAGCAGCCCATGGCATGAGGAACATGGCTTTGGCTCATGAGATAGCTGTTGATCAGGACTTTAAGCTGGAGCCATTCGAAGCTCCTGATAAcag cTATCAAAAGCTTGTAAAAGAAACTATGCATAGGGCatattttgacatattaaGAGAACAATTGAACTCTGATCCACCTGTATATAAACAAGCACTGGTGTTATTGGAAGATGTGAAACAg GGATTATTCTCAATACTTCTACCGCGCCATACAAGAATTAAGGAAATGATAGAAGAAGTCCTTGATAGAGATTTTATCAAGCAGCAAGCAGAGAACAACAGTTTAGACTTTGAGAAGTATGCAAAGTTTGTTATAGACCTGATGGCAAAGCTGGCTGCTCCGGCAAGAGATGAAATGATACAGAACATCACTCAACTTACTGACACT gtAGAAATTTTCCGTGCTATTTTGGAGACTCTAGAAGTTCTTAAATTGGATTTGGCCAACACATTAATTGCCATGATAAGACCACATGTGCAGAAAGAAAGTGTTCaatatgaaagaaataaatttgatgaaaTGCTCAAACTCTCTGAGG ATGGACTTCAATACACCAGTGAATGGCTGCAAAGACACATCGACAAAACCGGGCTTACTCTCCCGGTAACAGACACAAACATCATAAGAAATGTCACAGCTCAAACACTGGCCAAAGCGTACTTGGAGTTACTTGAGTGGGATGAATCGAAAGGATATCCAGAG acaatgCAACTTGACAAGCCCCGCTTTGTTGAGCTGGGATATCAAGTTTATCGGCTTGTTTGTGTTGCGTCAATATTGCTTGTCAGTCCTTCGTGTGGCAACGATCCTAATGCGAACCATAAACAACGACTCAAAGACAAGATTGACATTATCATAGACAATGCATCTAATGACAT AGAATTTAAAGAAGTACTGCCTTCCATAGCCGAAGAAGTTATACAAATGACGGAACAGTTGTTAGAAAGTATGAATCAAGAGCCTTTAAGTGGAGAAACTAAAGATCTCATACGCACACAGATTATATCACTCAGTGACCCAGAACATAGAGTGAGGCAGATTGTTC gccAAAGGGTGCTTGAGTTTCTAAAAGTGATCCTTGTATGTTCTGGTGGATCCAGGCAGATACCAGTTGGACTATCAGCATTTACTAAAGAACTGACCTCGGTATCAGGCACCTTACTACGATATGTTATGCATAATAAGGCAGTATTCACACAACACTACATGGATATGATTGCTAAAGAACTCAGTAACTGA